Genomic DNA from Haloarcula marina:
GGTCGCGGTCCTCGCCGCTGTCGTCTGGGGCGAGCGCACTGCCCCAGAACACGCCGTCGCGGTGACGGGTGCGACGCGGGTCGACGAGGAAAGCCACCCCGAACTGCTGTCGCTCGTGCGGGCCGTCGCGCAGCAGGCCGACGTGCCGGTTCCGACGGTGGCCCTCGCCCCCACCGACACGCCGCTGTCGCTGACGACCGGATTCCGGCCGCGAAACGCCACGCTCGTCGTCAGCGACGGACTCTTCGAGACCCTCTCGACAGACGAACTGGAGGCCGTCGTCGCCCACGAAATCGCGCACGTCGCCAACCGGGACGCCGCGGTGCTGACGGCGGTGGCGCTCCCAGTCGGCGCGGCCGAACGCGTCCGCGAACTCCTCGCCGGACCCACGGCGGGCGTCGAACACGGCCACCCGAGTCGCGCTGGCTACGCCGACGCGCTTCTCACTGCGGGGCTGCTGTTCGTCCTGCCGGTCTGGGTGGGCGCGCAGTTGCTCGTCGCCTCGCTCGCCCGCGCGAGAGAGTTCACGGCCGACGCCGGTGCGGTGGCTATCACCGGCAATCCGGCCGCGCTGGCGAGCGCGCTCGAACGCATCGACAGCGCCGTCGCGAACCGACCGGGTCGGGACTTTCGGACGACGGCCGTCTCTGCGTTCGCAATCGTCGAACCGTCGGCCGACCACGGTGACGGAATTTTGGCCCCGATTCGGCGCGTGATCGGCCGACTGTTCGCCACGCATCCGCCGACCGAAGCGCGTCTCGCGCGACTGAAAGAACGGGCCGACGAGCGCTAGTCCTCGACCCTGACGTAGACGGCGGCGTCGTAGTAGCTGCCGTCGAAGGCGAGATACTCAGTTTCGGCCATCTTCGACTCGCATTTCTCGACCGAACAGCCGAGCGCGTCGTGGAGTCCGAGGGTTCGGAGTAGGTCCTCGAATCCCGTCGCGAGCGGCATGGTGTCCACGTATCCCCCGTCGAATTGCGCCCGTTCGAATAGGTCCGCGGCCTCGGCGTCGAAGTCGGCGGGTTCGAGGCGCACCTCGACACCGGCGGCGTCGGCGACTCGTTCGAAGGCGGCGTCGCCGGTCGCGACCTGCGTCGCGACGGCGGTGTGTTCGGGTTCGACGAGCGTCTCTCGGGAGACTTCGACGCGGAGGACCGCGCCGTGGACGCTGACGTACTCGTGTTCGGGGTCGGGAATCAGTTCGCTCTCGGCGGGGTCGGCGTTCCGGTAGACGTAGCCGCCCTGTTCGATGTACTTCCACGGCGCGCCGCCGCCGTACCGCTCGGCCCGGGCGGCGAAGTAGGCGGGCATGACCGCGCCTTGGTCGAGTTCGGGCAACGCTTCCCGGGGTGTCGCCTCGGACGTCTCCTCGTCGTCGGCGCGGCCGACCCACGACAGTCTGAGGACCCAGCGGTCGATTCGCTCGCTCCCGCTGACAACGTCGTGGAGTTGGTAGTAGGTCCCCTCGCGTTCGGTGTATTCGCCGTCGGGGACCGCGGGATAGCCGTACGTTCGGTACGCTTCGCCCGTGGTGGCGGCTTCCCACGCCTCTCGGCGTCCGGTTTGGCCGGGTCGGTCGTCGTCGGGTTCGGGCGGTTTCCACAGCAACTCGTCGGCCAGCGAATCGCCGTGCTCCTCGACGTAGAGGGTGTACTCGACGCGGCGGTCGGAATCGGGTCGTAACGACTCACACCCCGCGAGCGCGGCGAAACCGGTCGCCGTCGCGCCGAGGAACGCCCGGCGGCTAGTGGAGGGGGAGGGCATCGCCTGTCGATTCGGTCGTCGCGCGGTAAATACCTCTGCTCTGTCGTAGCTACAACTCGGATTTAACCGAGCCACGGGAATTAGGTAGCTACCCCGGATACACCCGACAATGTCGTGGCGGTTGGTCCTCGTCGCCGTAGTGGTCCTCGCGTCAGGGTGTGTTGGGTTGATCGGGGAATCGCCCGACGGTACGTCGGTCCGGGACGACACGTCGTCACCGCCCGGTATCGACGGCGGTATCGCGAACGCGACGACGCTGGTGCGCGCCCACCAGCGTTCGTTCGCCGGTACCGGAGTCGTCGTCGAGACGAGTCGTGCGCGCCGGAGTACCGTCTCCGGCGTCGGCAACCAGAGTACGCGGACGCGAACCCGCGCGAGTGCCAACGGGACGCTCTGGCAACGCCGGACGGTCGAAACCATCGACGGCGAGCAGCAGGCCGTGTTGTGGCACGACGGCGAGCGCGGCGTCCGGCGATTCGACGACACCGGCCGGACCGATACCGTCAACGGCCCCGTCGGTCCCACGCGCCGGTATCAGACGGCGGACCTCAGACGATGGCTGGCGACGGGCGAGTACGGTGTGGTCGCCGTCGAGGCGGGAGAGCCGACGCGATACGTCCTCTCGGCGACGACGTACACGCCGCCCGACGGCGACCCGCTGGAGGCCGATACCGTCCGATACGACGCGCGGGCCGTCGTCACCGAGTCGGGACGGGTGACCGGATTCACGGCGACGCTTTCCACCGTCGAGCGAAACAAGTGGGGGCGACAGGCCTGGACGGCGTCGTACACCTACCGAGTGGTTCGGACTGGGTCGGTTGCCGTCCCGCGACCCGAGTGGACCGGCGACGTGCCACCGGAGGTGCGAGATGGCTGAGACGCCACGGCGGACCTTCCTGGCGGCGGCGCTGGCGATTCTGGCGCTGACGACGGCGGTAGGCGCGCTGGCAACGACGAGCGCGCCGCTTCCGACCGACGACGCGGATGCTGCGACGGCCGCACGGTCGGCGGGCGTCGGAGACGAACCGCTCGCGGTGCTTCACGACCGGGGAGTGACCGGCGAGAACGTCTCCGTCGGCGTCGTCGACGTGACCGGCTTCGATACGGACGCGCCAGCGCTGGCCGACCGCGTCCGAGCGGCGCGGGCGTTCGGGTCGCGTTCGGTCGGCGCGGAACCGAACGACCACGGGACGGCGGCGGCCACGGTGGTCGCGCGGATGGCGCCCGAGAGTTCGCTGTACCTCGCGCACGTCGACGACGTGGACAGCTATCGTCGCGCGGTCGCGTGGCTCCGGGCGTCGGGCGTCGACGTCGTCGTCGCGCCCGTCTCCTTCTACGGGCAACCCGGGGATGGGAGCGGACCAGTGGGCGATGTCGCCCGCCGGACGGTCGAATCCGGGACCGTCTTCGTCGCACCGGCGGGGAATCTCGCGGCGTCCCACTGGCACGGGACCTACGACGCCGCGGGAACGGACGACGGCACCGTGTTGTTCGCCGAGGGATACAGACGGACTGCCATCCGGGGGCCGACGGACGTGACGCTGTGGCTCTCGTGGGACCGCGCGCACGCCGACGAGGACTACACCGCCGAACTGTACTGGACGAACGGGACGGCAAGCCGACTCGTCGCCCGCTCACAGCCGTATCCCGGCGACGACGTGCCCAACGAGCGCATCGTCGCGGACGTGTCGCCGGGCCGGTACTTCGTCGTTATCCGCGGCCCCGCCGACCCCACCGGCGCGCATCTCCGGTTGGTGTCACCGACCCACGAGTTCCAGCGAGCGCGTCCGCGCGGGAGCGTCGTCGCGCCGGGCACGGCCCGCCGGGCGCTCACCATCGGCGCGTACGACGAGCGGACCGACCGCGTCGAACCGTTCAGTTCCCGCGGGCCGACGGCAGACGGGCGGACGGGCGTCGACGTGGTCGCGCCCGACAGTCAGTTCGCGGGGCTGACCGAGTCGGGGTTCGTCGGGTCTTCGGCGGCCGCCCCGTACGTCGGCGCGGTGGCGGCGCTCGTGCTCGACGCCGACCCGTCGCTGTCGCCCGCCCACGTCGAACTCCTACTCGAACTGTCCGCGCGGGACGTGGGGCCGGTCGGCGTCGACACCGCGTCGGGGCACGGCGTCGTCGACCCAGCGAGCGCCGTCGCCGCGGCCAACGACTCGGCGACCGGTTAAATCGGATTTTAACCCAGCCGAATCGATTTAACGATAGCGACAGCAGTGTGTGGTAGCGAGATGGCTGGACTTATCGACCGCCTGCAACAGCGGACTGGCACGCCCGAGGAACGACCGCGCGTCCTCGATGTCGACGACGCCGACACCGATGCCGTTCTAGACGCGCTCGCTTCGGACACCGCCCGAGCGCTGTTCCGGACGCTGTTCGAGGAACCCGGGACGCCATCCGAAATCGCGGCCCGGTGCGATACCTCCGTCCAGAACGTCCACTACCACGTCTCGAACCTCGAAGCGGCGGGCTTGGTCGAGCCTATCGACACCGTCTACTCCGAGAAGGGCAACGAGATGACCGTCTACGGCCCGGCGAGCGACCCAATCGTCCTCGTCGGCAACCGGGAGCTACGGCCGCGGATTCAGCGCTCGATAAGCGACGTGGTCGCCGGATTGGGCCTGCTTGGCCTCGCCAGCCTGTTCGTCCAGTGGGGGGCCGAACGCCTCGCCGCCACCGGAGACGGCGTCCTCGGCCCGGCGAGTCCGACGGCCCCGCAGACGGACCCGACGGGGTCGCTCGCGTGGGTCGTCTTCGACGTGGTCGAACCCGGTGTCCTCTTTCTGTGCGGCTCCCTCGTTGTCCTCGGCCTCCTCGCCGTTGTCGAGCGACGGCGGGAATCGGCGGCTTACTGACCCACAGCGCCGGTAACCCGGTGTTTACTATCTGTCGAAAATTCTAAGTTTATGTCGAGATATGGACGCTATCGACATCTCGACGCTGTTGTTACAGGCATCGATTCAGGACACCATCACCAGCACCATCGGCGACGTCATCGCCTATCTGCCGACCCTGTTGGCGGCGTTGCTCGTCCTCGTGGTCGGGTACGTCGTCGGCCGCGTCCTCGGTGGACTCGTCACCCGCGTCGTCGAGCGAATCGGCGTCGCGAAGTACACGCGCGGGACGGCGCTCGACTCGGGCGACGGCGACAACCTCGCCCGCATCCTGGGCAAACTCGTCGCCTACTACGTCTACTTCGTCGCCATCCTCGCGGCCGCGAACATCCTCGACATCCCGGCGCTGTCGACGTTGCTCGGCGACATCGGCGCGTACCTGCCGGTCATCCTCGCGGCCGTCGTCGTCCTCGTCCTCGGATTCGTCGTCGGCCGCATCGTCGGGGACTTGGTCGCCGATTTCGTCGGCGGGTTCGGCATCGGCCCGTACCTGCGTGACACCCCCTTAGAACGGTTCGGTGACACCGAAGGCGAGTTCGGCCGTCTCGTCGGAACGCTGGTCACCTACTACATCTATCTGCTGACGCTGCTGACCGTCGCCGACATCGTCGAGATTCCGGCGCTGTCGGAACTGCTCGCGACGTTCGTTACCTATCTCCCGGCGCTGGCTGGCGGCCTCGTCGTGTTGCTCGTCGGTATCTGGCTGGCCGAACGACTCGGCGCGCTGGTCGCCGGAACCGACGAGAGTCGGGTCGCCGGACTCGCGGGCATCGCGGTGAAGGTGCTCGTCTACTACATCACGGTCACCATCGCGCTGAGCGCCATCGGCTTCGACACGACGGCGCTGACGAACCTCTTTACGGCGTTCGTCGCCGCCTTCTTCGGGGCGTTGGCTATCGCACTCGCGATCGGTATCGGCGTCGCCGTCGGCTTGGGCGGCCAGGAGTACGTGGGCGAGAACATCGACGACTGGATGCGCTCGCTCCGGGGCACGGCGGCGGAGATGGAAGACGAGGCGGACACGGACGACGAGGGCGGAACGGGAAGGGAAGAAGAACCGTAACACGGCGGAACGAGAGTCGCTTCAGCCCATCGGGCGGAGGATGACGCCGATGCCCGCGAGGGCGAGCAGACCGCCCGCGCCGAGCGCGAGGACGCCGGCGTTACTGCCGGGGAGCCATCCCGACTCCGGGTCGGAGTGGGCGTCTTCGGGGCCGGTCGAAACCGTCGCGGTCGGCCGGCCGGTCGTCGCCTCGCCGTTCGCTTGCAGACTGAGCGTCCCGATGTCGACCGGGTCCTCGGTCGCGGTTCCCCGATACAGCGTGAGGTCGTACTCCGTGGCGTCG
This window encodes:
- a CDS encoding mechanosensitive ion channel family protein; its protein translation is MDAIDISTLLLQASIQDTITSTIGDVIAYLPTLLAALLVLVVGYVVGRVLGGLVTRVVERIGVAKYTRGTALDSGDGDNLARILGKLVAYYVYFVAILAAANILDIPALSTLLGDIGAYLPVILAAVVVLVLGFVVGRIVGDLVADFVGGFGIGPYLRDTPLERFGDTEGEFGRLVGTLVTYYIYLLTLLTVADIVEIPALSELLATFVTYLPALAGGLVVLLVGIWLAERLGALVAGTDESRVAGLAGIAVKVLVYYITVTIALSAIGFDTTALTNLFTAFVAAFFGALAIALAIGIGVAVGLGGQEYVGENIDDWMRSLRGTAAEMEDEADTDDEGGTGREEEP
- a CDS encoding ArsR/SmtB family transcription factor, whose translation is MAGLIDRLQQRTGTPEERPRVLDVDDADTDAVLDALASDTARALFRTLFEEPGTPSEIAARCDTSVQNVHYHVSNLEAAGLVEPIDTVYSEKGNEMTVYGPASDPIVLVGNRELRPRIQRSISDVVAGLGLLGLASLFVQWGAERLAATGDGVLGPASPTAPQTDPTGSLAWVVFDVVEPGVLFLCGSLVVLGLLAVVERRRESAAY
- a CDS encoding S8 family serine peptidase, producing MAETPRRTFLAAALAILALTTAVGALATTSAPLPTDDADAATAARSAGVGDEPLAVLHDRGVTGENVSVGVVDVTGFDTDAPALADRVRAARAFGSRSVGAEPNDHGTAAATVVARMAPESSLYLAHVDDVDSYRRAVAWLRASGVDVVVAPVSFYGQPGDGSGPVGDVARRTVESGTVFVAPAGNLAASHWHGTYDAAGTDDGTVLFAEGYRRTAIRGPTDVTLWLSWDRAHADEDYTAELYWTNGTASRLVARSQPYPGDDVPNERIVADVSPGRYFVVIRGPADPTGAHLRLVSPTHEFQRARPRGSVVAPGTARRALTIGAYDERTDRVEPFSSRGPTADGRTGVDVVAPDSQFAGLTESGFVGSSAAAPYVGAVAALVLDADPSLSPAHVELLLELSARDVGPVGVDTASGHGVVDPASAVAAANDSATG
- a CDS encoding M48 family metallopeptidase, which codes for MDWSPDRALRVRMALALCLLCVTVVAAIAATGAILTLLLGMAIAVAAPDPELLTVEAVVALGGVATVAVLAAVVWGERTAPEHAVAVTGATRVDEESHPELLSLVRAVAQQADVPVPTVALAPTDTPLSLTTGFRPRNATLVVSDGLFETLSTDELEAVVAHEIAHVANRDAAVLTAVALPVGAAERVRELLAGPTAGVEHGHPSRAGYADALLTAGLLFVLPVWVGAQLLVASLARAREFTADAGAVAITGNPAALASALERIDSAVANRPGRDFRTTAVSAFAIVEPSADHGDGILAPIRRVIGRLFATHPPTEARLARLKERADER